In Candidatus Contubernalis alkalaceticus, the following proteins share a genomic window:
- the tnpB gene encoding IS66 family insertion sequence element accessory protein TnpB (TnpB, as the term is used for proteins encoded by IS66 family insertion elements, is considered an accessory protein, since TnpC, encoded by a neighboring gene, is a DDE family transposase.), translated as MLNENTVERVYLACGSTDLRKAIDGLAVLVKEGFELDPFSPCLFVFCNRKRDKLKILHWEHNGFWLYYRRLERGKFQWPEQPSFKPIKISCRQLRWLLDGLSLDQQQAHSAVTARTVI; from the coding sequence GAACGAAAATACCGTAGAACGGGTATACCTGGCCTGCGGAAGCACGGATTTGAGAAAGGCGATCGACGGATTGGCAGTTCTGGTAAAAGAAGGCTTTGAACTGGACCCCTTCTCCCCCTGTTTATTTGTATTTTGCAACAGAAAGAGAGATAAGCTAAAGATTCTTCATTGGGAACACAATGGTTTTTGGCTATATTATCGACGTTTGGAGCGAGGCAAATTCCAATGGCCGGAACAGCCCAGCTTTAAGCCGATAAAAATCAGCTGCCGTCAGCTGCGCTGGTTACTGGATGGTCTGTCCTTAGATCAGCAACAGGCTCATTCGGCAGTAACAGCTCGTACGGTCATATAA